The Bradyrhizobium sp. WBAH42 genome includes a window with the following:
- a CDS encoding xanthine dehydrogenase family protein subunit M, whose amino-acid sequence MAVTVKTFTNASEAAGALSSDRSARYLGGGTLVMRALNEGDVSISTIVRAQDQALTRIDASGPRITLGAGVTFARVLAERDLAFLHAPARSIGGPAVRNMGTVGGNLFAPNPYGDFTVALLALDATVAVQGGFGSRDIPIEEFLQGRERQAGTLVLSVSCTRPASSEAFRYRKIARIKPKGGSVITLAAHLPVSGGRIAGARIALGSMAPTQIRARAAERALEGRSLDAATIAAAASAATEGTSPSDNALGSAWYRREIVGVHLRRLLSGQE is encoded by the coding sequence ATGGCCGTGACGGTAAAGACCTTTACGAATGCGAGCGAGGCGGCCGGTGCGCTGTCGTCGGACCGTAGCGCGCGCTATCTCGGCGGCGGCACGCTGGTGATGCGCGCGCTGAACGAAGGCGACGTATCGATCTCGACGATCGTCCGGGCGCAGGACCAGGCACTGACGCGGATCGATGCCTCGGGTCCGCGCATCACGCTCGGCGCCGGCGTCACCTTCGCGCGCGTGCTCGCCGAGCGCGATCTCGCCTTCCTGCATGCCCCTGCCCGCTCGATCGGCGGTCCTGCCGTGCGCAACATGGGCACGGTCGGCGGCAATCTGTTCGCGCCGAACCCTTACGGCGATTTCACCGTGGCGCTGCTGGCGCTCGATGCCACAGTCGCCGTGCAAGGCGGCTTCGGCTCGCGCGATATTCCGATTGAGGAGTTTCTGCAGGGGCGCGAGCGCCAGGCCGGGACATTGGTGCTGTCGGTGTCCTGCACGCGGCCGGCCAGCAGCGAGGCGTTCCGTTATCGCAAGATCGCGCGCATCAAGCCGAAGGGCGGCTCGGTGATCACGCTCGCCGCGCATCTGCCGGTCAGCGGCGGACGGATCGCAGGTGCGCGGATTGCGCTGGGCTCGATGGCCCCGACCCAGATCCGCGCCCGCGCCGCCGAGCGCGCGCTGGAGGGCCGCTCGCTGGATGCCGCGACCATCGCAGCCGCGGCCTCTGCGGCCACGGAAGGAACATCGCCATCCGACAACGCGCTCGGCAGCGCCTGGTATCGCCGCGAGATCGTCGGCGTGCATTTGCGACGCCTGCTATCGGGACAGGAATAG